The genomic window TTAAATTGATGGAAAGGGATGGAATGGAGGGTAATAAACTGTAGTTTATTGGATTGTCTGAAACAGGATATGGAATCTTACACAGATTCATTCTATTTTCATCCcatatttatagtttttaacCTGTCGGGATATTGGGGGGAACTATTATAAATTTCTATTGTTGTTAATAATTATAGCTTCCACCTACGCTACTGTTGTTAAATTGTGGAAGATGTAGTCACAATGTTTGGTTGTTTTTGGAAGTAATAGTTTTCGGGAGGAATGAGATAAGTAACAAATGAAAAACTATAGTTATGGAGATAAgccaaacaaaaaagaaaacttcTTTCTAAGCAGTTTAGGTGTAAAACAAAGTATATGAAATTCAAACTTAGAAAGAGACACATATGATAGATCATCATGGCTTAGATATGAAAACATGTGATCATATAATACCACAAATCACACATTTTAGATGAATGAATGAGTAGCCACACAAGACAATTTAGTATTACGAATTAAAGTACTCAGGTGAAAATTGGGGCAGCTTCAATGATATAAATGACAGTAAAATATTGTCTGAGGCTGTTTGGCCATGTGTAGAGAGAAGATCCATAGAAGTACTAGCAATGAGGGTCGACCATATAAAGGATATTCCAATAGTCAAGGTGACAAAATAAGCCAAACTAGTACGAGAAATTTAGAGATAAATGTTCCATCTCTAAACTTAATATAGGATAGAGAATTACGTGTTGTTTAATTCTTGttggttttaaatttttttttccatgttaaTAATCATTCTATCCTTTTTTTATGATAACTCATCAGAAATGCAATACCTATAACCTCTCTGACTGTTATTGATACCTTCATAATAAGTACTGTTTGTGCTCTCAGCAATGGCGTCATCTTCGGCAGGGTCTTCAGTTGTTGGGGTCATTGATGGGAAATTTGATAGTGGTTATCTGGTTACTGTCACAGTCGGCTCGGAGAAACTCAAAGGCGTACTTTATCAAGCACCACAAAATGCCGTGTTGCCAACATCCCACCACAGTGCTTCTGCTAATAACAACAACGTGACTGCCTCGGTTGGTGTCCATCGTCGCCGACGCAGGAAGAAGTCAGAAATGAAAAAGAGAGATCCTGCTCACCCAAAGCCAAACAGAAGTGGATACAATTTCTTCTTTGCAGAACAGCATGCAAGGCTAAAACCTCTTAACCAAGGGAGGGACAGAGAGATCAGTAGGACCATTGGTGAACTCTGGAACAAGTTAAACGACTCTGAAAAAGCAGTACGGAATTTGTTTAACACTTCTTTTATAAGTTGGCTCTTATCTCACTTTgtgtgtatgtatgtatgtatgtatgtatgaataaaccatcaatttagtACTCTctaaagtatataaatataacaaGTAATCTCTAAAGTATTATAaaatccgtcaatttagtccacGCTATTAAGATGTTAGGGGCTAACATGAAGActttttatatactttaaagacaaaattgacatattttatttagtttGGAGACTGtttattatttctatatattttatGGACTGCATTGGAGACAGAGCGATATTTTAAagactaaattgatggtttattaTAAGCTCACATATGCACTATTTGgttattgttgttattgtgTTAACATGTTAAGTTCCACTGACATTTAAGGTTTATCAAGATAAAGCTGTGAAGGACAAGGAGAGGTACAGAACAGAGATGGAGTATTACCGGGAGAAGTTGAAGATGGATCAGGTCATCAGTGATGCTGTGCCACTTCAACAGAGACTTCCTGAACCAGATACGGACATGCTGAATGCTGAGGCGGATTCTCTTCAAACCCCGGAGGAGAGCAGTTCGGGCGGAAGTGATGACTATGAAGATGACAAGGCAATGGAGAAAGATTACAGTATGGATGCATTACCTGTTATAGGAGTTGGAACTGAATGCATGGATTCAGTAGGGAAATCATCCAAGGGGGTTTTATGAGCTTCATTAGGTTCTTGGAAGAATATGGATGAGAGGAAAAGTGAACTGGCACTAATGTAGCACAATAGAAATAGAtttatggaatttttttttttttttttgaagttttattGCGGTGATTACTACCTGCTTATTGACAATCACAGTGATTAACTGTTTTAGTATTCAAATTCAAGGTGTTCATTTTGGCTCAATATATTCGTTTTCGCATGCGGAAATATATGGCTTAATAGTTAATAATATTCGCTGTTGGCAAGACCTTGAATTGGCCAAAGAATAAAATGTTGCtaattcaaatttatgtttgCTTACCGAAACACGCAAATTACTATCTAAAATTGTAGGATTGTAACATCGACATAGTCTTTCACATTTAATATTCTAAAGTTTAAAATATTAAGGTAAATGTGAATTCTCACCGTGATatttaacaaaatcaaacacattTGATATTGATATGTTCACTTAATTTGAAATGTATTTTATTATCAAACCAAAAAATGTATTTAGAATATTATCAACTTAATGTCATTATAATCGTTATAATATCAACAATGAGACAAAACTTAATGTCAACTTAATGTGATTATAAtcattgacaaacttataataacatataaaaattgcataagctgtttgcataaactctaaaaaaaactgGGCGAAACGAGCCTAAAAAGTGCACTTTTACTTAGGGATTAcaggaaaacccaaacccgataGACCCACctgaacccaaacccaagtcaacgggcgaaacccgagttgattgggtttgagtttgggtggcACCCGAATATTTGGGTGTGGTTTGGGTAGTAagaaacccacacccgaaactcatttATCCACccgtttatatattaaattatctatttacccctatgtattttgctcccttttaagtttttgaatgtTGTACTGGTGCATACGGTAGTGATGATAACATTTGATGAATTGtttagtaaaaagaaaaactattttgaaatttacaaactatattaccaaattatgctatattttgcattttattaAATATAGTTCGGATCGAGTTTGAGCAGATAATCAAGTATGCGTGTTCTTGTTACGGGTTTCGGTGAAAAAACCCTAACCCAGCGGGTGCTGGTGTGAGTTTCATTTTCCCACCCGAACAACATTTGGGTTTGAGTGACACCCAaatatatgggtgtgggtttgagtagtatcaaacccgcacccattgccatccctacttttacttatatttatgaTCATAAGGAGTATATATTTATGCAATGTGAGCTCACggatataatattattatttttagtttatagTATAcgagtattaattaattaattaataaaataaaactagtaTTAGATGATGTGGGGATTTGAGATGATATACGTGGAGGGCACAAGACCAGTGGATTGGATTTGATGATATTTACGCACTTTAGTTTTGTTTGCGAAGGGATATGATACGatactatcatcatcatcatcatcatcatcatcaaatgGATTGCAGCAATATAGGAGTAGGAGTACTTCATAATCAGATCATGGCAGCGTCTGTTATTATTCCTCCATATTCTGCCAATCATCGTCAGTTTCTTCTATTCTCTTActattatctatctatctatctattattataTCCATTGCTGCtttatcaataataataattctgcAAATGAACCTGCATGTTGTTATTAACATAACAGGTAGAAGGACACATGTTGTTGTTAAATCCACTCACCAAAACAGTAATAATAGCTCTACTTCACCACCTGAAGATTCTTCTTCTGGTGAACAACACCACTCTT from Trifolium pratense cultivar HEN17-A07 linkage group LG1, ARS_RC_1.1, whole genome shotgun sequence includes these protein-coding regions:
- the LOC123902360 gene encoding high mobility group B protein 15; translated protein: MASTSCVTKSPLPMKETALSHGEYPPPMATYEEVVDNPKLFMLSLEKLHALMCTKFMIPIIGGRELDLHRLFVEVTSRGGIEKIIKDRKWKEITLVFNFPSTATNASFVLRKYYTSLLYHYEQIYYFKARNWTHPTSDVLQSQSSIPIPAPKMQILHPSPQIQPAVFQQLNVNAARLPQAMASSSAGSSVVGVIDGKFDSGYLVTVTVGSEKLKGVLYQAPQNAVLPTSHHSASANNNNVTASVGVHRRRRRKKSEMKKRDPAHPKPNRSGYNFFFAEQHARLKPLNQGRDREISRTIGELWNKLNDSEKAVYQDKAVKDKERYRTEMEYYREKLKMDQVISDAVPLQQRLPEPDTDMLNAEADSLQTPEESSSGGSDDYEDDKAMEKDYSMDALPVIGVGTECMDSVGKSSKGVL